In the genome of Colletotrichum lupini chromosome 8, complete sequence, one region contains:
- a CDS encoding 2-dehydropantoate 2-reductase, translated as MTAQGQQIEVLLYGLGAIGSFYAFILSRVPRVRFTVVARSNCNAVKENGIVIASENHGEHNVRPYRVVRNAAEAEAKFDYIVCAHKAITQDAVPAEIAPAVDAEKSTIVIIQNGVGNEVPFRKAFPHTTIISCVTWTGAAQPQPGHIKHTKSEDMQIGL; from the exons ATGACAGCACAAGGCCAGCAGATCGAGGTCCTCCTCTACGGGTTGGGGGC CATTGGATCATTCTACGCCTTTATTCTAAGCAGAGTACCGCGTGTTAGATTCACGGTTGTTGCTAGGTCAAATTGTAACGCAGTGAAGGAAAATGGAATCGTTATTGCGAGCGAAAACCATGGAGAGCATAACGTTCGCCCTTACAGAG TTGTAAGGAATGCCGCAGAGGCGGAAGCGAAGTTTGACTACATTGTCTGCGCTCACAAAGCCATCACCCAGGATGCAGTCCCCGCGGAAATTGCCCCGGCAGTTGATGCGGAGAAATCCACGATCGTCATTATTCAGAATGGTGTCGGTAACGAAGTGCCATTCCGCAAAGCGTTCCCCCACACAACAATTATCTCATGCGTG ACCTGGACCGGAGCCGCTCAGCCGCAGCCTGGGCACATCAAACACACAAAGTCCGAGGACATGCAAATAGGATTataa
- a CDS encoding 2-dehydropantoate 2-reductase — translation MTQRLIREVIDVTKACEVPIDYDLVDKLINKILAMHPIGSSMQNDFEAGRPMEVDIILGYPYRKGKELGIAKSTHPLLATPPF, via the coding sequence ATGACCCAACGATTAATAAGAGAAGTTATCGATGTTACTAAGGCATGCGAGGTGCCTATCGATTACGACCTGGTCGACAAGCTGATCAACAAGATCCTGGCTATGCACCCCATCGGCAGCAGCATGCAAAACGACTTCGAAGCCGGTCGGCCGATGGAAGTGGATATTATCCTCGGTTACCCCTACCGAAAGGGCAAGGAACTAGGGATAgctaagtcgacccacccccttttagccaccccccccttttag